One genomic window of Ruegeria sp. THAF33 includes the following:
- a CDS encoding sterol desaturase family protein, with protein MSDPALPPRAKRKIWSYTPQLPIQTAPYWDWPMKPLAALKYLLQSWNPLALRALLLVFAVITWTYLTPSLSRIETFGWDWVAEIWFRNFCILMVVAGGLHLALWRFRTQQDEYRYDMRPMMKGAKVFTFKNQVWDNMFWTLGPALMFWTFWECLILYSYANGWITMITLDGNPIWFIAMTVFVPIWAGFHFYWLHRLLHVGVLYTRVHAWHHRNINTGPWSGLAMHPVESFFLMFDTMIFFLLPSHPIHAIFLLFHHGIGAPTSHAGFEHVKFGNKAKFQVGDFFHQLHHRFFDCNYGTWETPWDEWFNTFHDGTDEGNDMVRERRRKIWATE; from the coding sequence ATGTCAGACCCCGCCCTGCCGCCACGAGCCAAGCGCAAGATCTGGAGTTACACGCCTCAGCTGCCGATTCAGACCGCGCCCTATTGGGATTGGCCGATGAAACCTCTGGCCGCGTTGAAATACCTGCTGCAAAGCTGGAATCCGCTTGCATTGCGGGCGCTGCTGCTGGTCTTTGCGGTCATCACCTGGACCTATCTGACGCCTTCACTGAGCAGGATCGAGACCTTCGGCTGGGATTGGGTTGCGGAAATCTGGTTCCGCAATTTCTGTATCCTGATGGTGGTCGCAGGCGGCTTGCACCTGGCCCTTTGGAGGTTCCGCACGCAGCAGGACGAATACCGCTATGACATGCGCCCGATGATGAAGGGCGCCAAGGTATTCACATTCAAAAATCAGGTCTGGGACAACATGTTCTGGACCTTGGGCCCGGCGTTGATGTTCTGGACGTTCTGGGAATGTCTGATCCTGTATTCCTATGCCAATGGCTGGATCACGATGATCACGTTAGACGGCAACCCGATCTGGTTCATCGCCATGACCGTCTTTGTGCCGATCTGGGCCGGGTTCCATTTCTACTGGCTGCACAGGCTACTGCATGTGGGTGTGCTTTATACAAGAGTCCACGCTTGGCATCACCGCAACATCAATACCGGTCCTTGGTCGGGGCTTGCGATGCATCCGGTCGAAAGCTTCTTTCTGATGTTCGATACGATGATCTTCTTCCTGCTGCCGTCCCATCCGATCCACGCCATTTTCCTGCTGTTCCATCACGGTATCGGCGCTCCGACCTCTCATGCCGGGTTCGAGCATGTGAAGTTCGGCAACAAGGCCAAGTTTCAGGTCGGGGATTTCTTTCATCAGCTGCATCATCGGTTTTTTGACTGCAACTACGGCACCTGGGAAACCCCTTGGGATGAATGGTTCAACACGTTCCACGACGGCACCGATGAAGGCAATGACATGGTCAGGGAACGCCGCCGCAAGATCTGGGCCACCGAATAG
- a CDS encoding ABC transporter ATP-binding protein has protein sequence MTDPIVQAKDLTRFYTVKGGLLSKSATVKALSGVDFELKPGKTLAIVGESGCGKSTLARLVTMIEEPTSGRLTIDGVDITPSRWSKMRETVQIVFQDPFGSLNPRQRIGQILQEPLIINRPDMSAADRETQARDMIEMVGLRPEHYDRYPHMFSGGQRQRIAIARALMLNPRVLVLDEPVSALDVSIQSQILNLLVDLQERLDLAYLFISHDLSVVRHFADDVIVMYLGRAVEKAPKEQLFAAPRHPYSKALLSTTPRADPTARKERIKLEGELPSPMNIPKGCAFAQRCWLATDQCRATLPELAGETHQVACLYPL, from the coding sequence ATGACCGACCCCATCGTTCAGGCGAAAGATCTGACCCGGTTTTACACGGTGAAGGGCGGGTTGCTGTCCAAGTCAGCGACAGTGAAGGCCCTTTCGGGGGTGGATTTCGAACTGAAACCGGGAAAGACTCTGGCCATCGTCGGAGAGTCCGGCTGTGGCAAGTCAACATTGGCCCGATTGGTCACGATGATTGAAGAGCCGACGTCGGGCAGGCTGACGATTGACGGTGTCGACATTACCCCGTCGCGGTGGAGCAAGATGCGGGAAACGGTGCAAATCGTGTTCCAGGATCCGTTTGGATCGCTGAATCCACGTCAACGCATCGGCCAGATCTTGCAGGAACCGCTGATCATCAATCGTCCGGACATGTCCGCCGCAGACCGCGAGACACAAGCGCGCGACATGATCGAGATGGTGGGATTGCGGCCCGAACATTATGATCGCTATCCGCATATGTTCTCTGGCGGGCAGCGTCAGCGTATCGCCATTGCACGCGCGCTTATGTTGAATCCCAGGGTCCTCGTTCTGGATGAACCGGTTTCGGCACTGGACGTCTCGATCCAGTCACAGATCCTGAACCTGCTTGTGGATTTGCAGGAACGGCTTGACCTCGCCTATCTGTTCATTTCGCATGATCTTTCCGTGGTCCGGCATTTTGCCGACGACGTGATCGTGATGTATCTGGGGCGCGCTGTTGAAAAGGCGCCCAAAGAACAGCTGTTCGCCGCGCCGCGCCACCCCTATTCCAAGGCGTTGCTGTCCACGACGCCCCGGGCCGACCCCACGGCCCGAAAAGAACGGATCAAGCTTGAGGGCGAACTGCCATCGCCGATGAATATTCCAAAAGGTTGCGCCTTTGCGCAAAGATGTTGGCTGGCAACCGATCAGTGCAGGGCAACATTGCCTGAACTGGCCGGAGAAACGCATCAGGTCGCGTGTCTGTACCCCTTGTAG
- a CDS encoding UDP-glucose/GDP-mannose dehydrogenase family protein yields MRIAMIGTGYVGLVSGVCFSDFGHDVICVDKAEQKIDMLKAGEVPIYEPGLDVLMAKNVAAGRLSFSTDLKTAVDGADAVFIAVGTPTRRGDGHADLTYVMAAAEEIAQAVTGYTVIVTKSTVPVGTNRRVQEVVAVANPAAEFDVASNPEFLREGAAIDDFMRPDRVVVGVENDRAAEVMAEIYRPLYLRDFPILTTDLESAEMIKYAANAFLATKITFINEIAGLCEKVGADVKEVSRGIGLDGRIGNKFLHAGPGYGGSCFPKDTAALARIGQDHAYPMQITETVIRVNDEVKKRMIEKIRDACDDRLNGKTVAVLGVTFKPNTDDMRDAPSLSIIPALIGGGAKVRVVDPQGKTEGDALLPGVEWCDDPYTAVQGADVVVLLTEWNEFRALNLTELAGSMNSARMVDLRNIYSKSQALKSGFETYVGVGR; encoded by the coding sequence ATGCGTATTGCAATGATCGGCACCGGTTATGTTGGCTTAGTGTCCGGTGTATGCTTTTCGGACTTTGGTCATGACGTGATTTGCGTCGACAAGGCTGAGCAAAAGATCGACATGCTCAAGGCCGGAGAAGTGCCGATCTATGAACCGGGCTTGGATGTGCTGATGGCAAAAAACGTTGCTGCCGGTCGCCTGAGTTTTTCAACCGATCTGAAAACAGCAGTTGATGGCGCCGATGCGGTTTTCATCGCGGTCGGAACTCCGACCCGACGAGGGGACGGCCACGCGGATTTGACCTATGTGATGGCCGCGGCAGAAGAGATCGCCCAAGCGGTTACCGGTTACACGGTCATCGTCACCAAATCGACCGTGCCGGTGGGAACAAACAGAAGAGTTCAGGAGGTCGTTGCGGTCGCCAACCCCGCAGCCGAATTCGACGTGGCCTCGAACCCTGAATTTCTGCGCGAAGGCGCTGCAATCGATGACTTCATGCGCCCCGATCGCGTCGTGGTGGGTGTGGAAAACGATCGCGCCGCCGAAGTGATGGCCGAGATTTACCGACCGCTTTATCTGCGTGACTTTCCGATCCTGACCACCGATCTGGAAAGCGCCGAGATGATCAAATACGCCGCCAACGCGTTTCTGGCGACCAAGATCACTTTCATCAATGAAATCGCGGGCCTGTGTGAAAAGGTCGGTGCGGATGTCAAGGAAGTTTCCCGCGGCATCGGTCTGGACGGACGAATTGGCAACAAATTTCTGCACGCGGGGCCGGGCTATGGTGGCTCTTGTTTTCCGAAGGATACCGCCGCGCTGGCGCGGATCGGGCAGGATCATGCCTATCCGATGCAGATTACGGAAACCGTCATTCGGGTGAATGACGAGGTCAAGAAACGGATGATCGAGAAAATCCGCGACGCCTGCGACGACCGCCTTAACGGCAAGACGGTGGCGGTTCTGGGTGTCACTTTCAAACCCAACACGGACGACATGCGCGACGCGCCATCACTGTCCATCATTCCCGCTTTGATCGGCGGAGGGGCCAAAGTGCGCGTCGTCGATCCGCAGGGCAAAACGGAAGGCGATGCGCTATTGCCCGGGGTCGAATGGTGCGACGATCCCTATACAGCGGTCCAAGGGGCTGACGTTGTGGTGTTGCTGACAGAGTGGAACGAGTTCCGCGCGTTGAACCTGACCGAGCTGGCCGGTTCCATGAACTCTGCCAGAATGGTGGATCTGCGCAATATCTATTCGAAGTCACAGGCGCTGAAATCCGGCTTTGAAACCTATGTCGGTGTTGGACGCTGA
- a CDS encoding helix-turn-helix domain-containing protein — MRGMTSKKPLPLPEDEAEDLGPASIYDGDPSEEDDLWFLPPDEVEEDEGFFLPGPRREQRLLFDPRDWRAAQSDLSAELADLALTFGALDERLRAGPEGWTHRLALMETSDLGWWTGDRISVDRLALWTGLRIGATHDDVQALFRAGWAVRRLSSGAPPAAGGWERGLTAFLDRLAQGVDATPESIIDLAEVMQNAEGLHPVTQSAIAFHAWRAVSQGIGQDTEAAVIAARHAASMGRGGAQFMPLALSGPRALRGSGDPAEKLSAWIGGAGQAALAALLHLDRISAWEAKAKEVTQDLSGRTPPRLINALTAWPMVSAPLAEDLTKASRAAVQRNFDLFAQRGLVREVTGQGRYRVWTAAL, encoded by the coding sequence ATGCGGGGTATGACGTCGAAGAAACCCTTGCCCCTTCCTGAAGACGAGGCCGAAGATCTTGGCCCCGCCAGCATCTATGACGGCGATCCGTCCGAAGAGGACGACCTGTGGTTCTTGCCACCGGATGAAGTCGAGGAAGACGAGGGTTTCTTCCTGCCCGGGCCGCGACGCGAACAGCGCCTGCTGTTCGATCCGCGTGATTGGCGGGCTGCGCAGTCCGACCTTTCTGCGGAACTTGCGGATCTGGCCCTGACTTTTGGCGCGCTGGATGAACGGTTGCGAGCGGGCCCCGAAGGCTGGACGCATCGCTTGGCATTGATGGAGACGTCCGATCTGGGGTGGTGGACCGGAGACCGGATCAGCGTGGATCGATTGGCTTTGTGGACCGGTTTGCGGATCGGTGCGACTCATGATGACGTGCAGGCCCTGTTCCGGGCCGGATGGGCCGTGCGACGCCTGAGTTCGGGCGCGCCGCCTGCTGCCGGCGGTTGGGAACGGGGGCTGACCGCGTTTCTTGACCGACTGGCTCAGGGGGTCGACGCGACCCCGGAATCCATCATTGATCTGGCCGAGGTCATGCAAAACGCCGAAGGGTTGCATCCCGTGACGCAGTCGGCAATTGCGTTCCACGCGTGGCGGGCGGTGTCACAAGGCATCGGACAGGACACGGAAGCAGCCGTCATCGCCGCGCGGCATGCGGCCTCCATGGGGCGCGGCGGTGCGCAGTTCATGCCCTTGGCCTTGTCCGGGCCGCGTGCGCTGCGCGGCTCGGGGGATCCGGCGGAAAAACTGAGCGCATGGATCGGCGGCGCAGGGCAGGCCGCCCTTGCAGCGTTGTTGCACCTGGACCGGATCAGCGCGTGGGAGGCGAAAGCCAAAGAGGTCACGCAGGATCTGAGCGGCCGCACCCCGCCGCGCCTGATCAATGCATTGACGGCCTGGCCCATGGTATCCGCGCCTTTGGCCGAAGACCTGACCAAGGCTTCCCGCGCCGCGGTACAGCGCAATTTCGACCTGTTCGCGCAGCGGGGTCTGGTTCGCGAGGTCACCGGGCAGGGGCGTTACCGCGTCTGGACGGCGGCGCTGTAA
- a CDS encoding cytochrome c family protein has protein sequence MKLLLKAVTFASAIVATPIWAAGWTLESDRSHLAYGTIKKNAVGEVNSFTNLRGHVTQEGMAEIEIDLSSVETNIDIRNERVIEFVFRQAPTARLTAEFDMAKVSGLAVGETTTVDAASVLSLAGTEVEFDAEMFVARLSETSVLVSTNDMVFLSTEDAGVNAGVDKLMELASLPGITRTVPITARLIFYTDEEQAATASETTEVVAAVAVQGDVTAGKKVFRKCSACHKLKEGSHGVGPSLHGILGTKAGQAEGFKYSTALESSDIVWTHETLSAFLSDPKGYLQGNRMQFRGLKKDEDIVNLLAYLLEEG, from the coding sequence ATGAAACTTCTGTTGAAGGCAGTCACGTTTGCGTCGGCAATTGTTGCAACACCCATATGGGCAGCGGGTTGGACACTGGAGTCCGATCGCTCGCATCTGGCCTATGGAACGATCAAGAAAAACGCGGTGGGCGAGGTCAACAGCTTCACCAACCTGAGAGGACACGTGACGCAGGAGGGCATGGCCGAAATCGAGATCGACCTGTCCTCGGTCGAGACCAACATAGATATTCGCAACGAACGGGTGATCGAATTTGTATTCCGCCAAGCACCCACTGCGCGCCTGACGGCCGAATTCGACATGGCAAAGGTTTCAGGGCTGGCCGTGGGTGAAACCACTACTGTAGATGCTGCTTCCGTGCTTTCGCTGGCCGGCACGGAAGTTGAGTTTGACGCGGAAATGTTCGTCGCACGCTTGTCCGAGACGTCAGTGCTTGTTTCGACAAACGACATGGTGTTTCTCAGCACGGAAGACGCCGGGGTCAACGCCGGCGTGGACAAGCTTATGGAATTGGCAAGCCTGCCCGGCATCACCCGAACGGTACCGATTACCGCCCGGCTGATCTTTTACACGGATGAAGAGCAGGCCGCGACGGCATCGGAAACCACAGAGGTTGTTGCTGCCGTAGCTGTTCAGGGTGACGTGACGGCCGGCAAAAAGGTGTTTCGCAAGTGCAGCGCTTGCCACAAATTGAAAGAAGGCAGCCATGGTGTTGGCCCGTCCCTGCACGGCATTCTCGGCACAAAGGCCGGTCAGGCCGAGGGATTCAAGTATTCGACAGCGCTGGAAAGTTCCGACATCGTCTGGACCCATGAAACCCTGAGCGCGTTCCTGTCGGATCCCAAAGGGTATCTTCAGGGCAATCGAATGCAGTTTCGCGGTCTGAAAAAGGACGAGGATATTGTTAACCTTCTCGCGTATTTGCTGGAAGAGGGGTGA
- a CDS encoding LysR family transcriptional regulator: protein MNTRVPSLNWLRVFEAAARTESFARAATQLNMTPAAVSQQVKALETRLGTPLFHRHAHAVTLTETGRAYLPSVQQSLLMLETATAGLFGETREQRLYVQSVLLFAHGILAGGVPDFQAAHPQINLSLSTGNVMSDFANRFTDLQIVFGNPALFGSESDELMREHLYPIAPPEVAARIETARDLFDFTLIEVSTHRASWPHWFEHQRLPAGQARYFFADNSVMAAELCARGCGIALARAPASDRIMKLSGLVPCLPDFSCPGQEAYHLVYPSRTALRPAARMFRDWLMDYSAAVQTR from the coding sequence ATGAACACCCGCGTCCCTTCCCTCAACTGGCTGCGCGTATTCGAGGCTGCGGCCCGAACCGAAAGCTTTGCCCGCGCCGCGACCCAGTTGAACATGACGCCTGCCGCCGTCAGCCAGCAGGTCAAGGCGCTGGAGACAAGACTGGGCACACCCTTGTTTCACCGTCACGCGCATGCGGTCACTTTGACCGAGACCGGGCGCGCCTATCTGCCGTCGGTACAGCAATCCTTGCTCATGCTGGAAACGGCAACCGCCGGTCTGTTCGGCGAAACCCGCGAGCAAAGGCTTTACGTGCAGTCGGTGCTGCTGTTTGCACATGGCATTCTGGCCGGGGGTGTTCCCGATTTTCAGGCGGCGCATCCTCAGATCAACCTTTCGCTTTCGACCGGCAATGTCATGTCGGATTTTGCCAATCGGTTCACTGACCTTCAGATCGTGTTCGGAAACCCCGCGCTGTTCGGCTCGGAAAGTGACGAGTTGATGCGCGAACATCTCTATCCCATCGCCCCACCCGAGGTTGCTGCCCGGATCGAGACGGCAAGGGACTTGTTCGACTTCACCTTGATCGAAGTTTCGACCCATCGGGCAAGCTGGCCGCATTGGTTCGAACACCAGCGGCTGCCAGCAGGCCAGGCACGGTATTTTTTTGCCGACAATTCGGTGATGGCGGCCGAGCTCTGCGCCAGAGGATGCGGCATTGCCTTGGCGCGCGCGCCCGCGTCAGATCGCATTATGAAGCTTTCCGGTTTGGTCCCCTGCCTGCCGGACTTCTCCTGCCCGGGGCAGGAAGCCTATCATCTGGTCTATCCCTCCCGCACGGCGCTGCGCCCGGCAGCGCGTATGTTTCGCGATTGGCTGATGGATTACAGCGCCGCCGTCCAGACGCGGTAA
- a CDS encoding ABC transporter ATP-binding protein, whose translation MIKRAWNKWRSGYMGRLVGESFYAQGKLYGIAVLAMIAVAVTTAGSAYMMEYIVDAMTSPDLKGWAHVIALGVVLLFLVKAVASYIQAIYLARAGNRIVAEQQDKVYRKLLKHGVAFFSTNESSDLLMRTTHGAQAARNLIDVLVTGFVRDALTLVGLVAVMVYQQPVLSILFFVVGPIALLGVRYLLKSVRTIMQAEFKSLAEIIRVLQETSAGIKVIKVFSLEDRMINRMDTAIRKVEQRSNDIAKLQSIASPLMEFLAGLAVAGVLVVSTMGIAGTEQPSAGQLMSFITALLMAYEPAKRLSKMRVQIETCMVGISMLFGLLDQDDTMVESPEAHDLIEGPGQITLRDVTFGYQGAVPVIEDMNITFEAGKTTALVGQSGGGKSTIFGLIMRFYDPDQGSVEIDGQDLREVSFASLRKKISYVGQDTFLFSTSIMDNLRCSAPDATEEEVIAAAKAAHAHEFIMDLPEGYETQVGENGTFLSGGQKQRIAIARAILRNSEILLLDEATSALDAESESLVKKALDTLTKDVTVVVIAHRLSTVLEADKIIVVQDGSIVEQGNLDELMKKNGAFRNLFDQQFKKHEPSAEVAE comes from the coding sequence ATGATAAAGCGCGCCTGGAACAAGTGGCGATCAGGCTATATGGGCCGCCTTGTAGGTGAAAGCTTTTACGCGCAAGGCAAGCTGTATGGTATTGCGGTTCTGGCAATGATTGCCGTGGCGGTCACCACAGCCGGCTCCGCATATATGATGGAATACATTGTCGATGCCATGACCAGCCCCGACTTGAAGGGTTGGGCACATGTGATTGCGCTGGGGGTTGTCCTCCTGTTTCTGGTCAAAGCGGTCGCATCCTATATTCAGGCTATTTACCTTGCCCGCGCAGGCAATCGGATCGTGGCGGAACAACAAGACAAGGTTTACCGCAAACTGCTCAAACATGGGGTCGCGTTCTTTTCGACCAATGAATCGTCGGACCTTCTGATGCGCACCACCCATGGCGCGCAGGCAGCCAGAAACCTGATCGATGTGCTGGTCACCGGGTTTGTCCGAGACGCTCTGACTCTGGTCGGGCTGGTTGCTGTCATGGTGTATCAACAGCCCGTTCTGTCCATCTTGTTCTTTGTGGTGGGTCCGATTGCCCTATTGGGTGTTCGCTATCTGCTGAAGAGCGTACGCACGATCATGCAGGCCGAATTCAAGTCACTGGCGGAAATCATTCGGGTGCTGCAAGAGACCTCGGCGGGGATCAAGGTCATCAAGGTCTTCTCGCTCGAAGACCGGATGATCAACCGCATGGACACGGCCATCCGGAAAGTTGAACAGCGGTCGAACGATATCGCCAAGTTGCAGTCCATTGCCAGCCCTCTTATGGAGTTTCTGGCCGGCCTCGCCGTGGCGGGTGTACTAGTGGTCAGCACGATGGGAATCGCAGGTACGGAACAACCCAGCGCAGGCCAGTTGATGTCCTTTATCACGGCGTTGCTGATGGCCTATGAACCTGCCAAGCGGCTGTCGAAAATGCGCGTTCAGATCGAAACCTGCATGGTTGGTATCAGCATGTTGTTCGGCCTGCTGGATCAGGACGACACGATGGTGGAAAGCCCCGAGGCCCATGACCTGATCGAAGGCCCCGGCCAGATCACGTTGCGTGATGTGACTTTCGGCTATCAAGGTGCCGTACCTGTAATTGAAGACATGAATATCACGTTCGAGGCCGGCAAGACTACCGCGCTCGTCGGTCAGTCCGGCGGTGGCAAGTCTACGATATTCGGGCTGATCATGCGGTTCTACGATCCCGATCAGGGCAGCGTCGAGATTGATGGCCAGGACCTGCGCGAGGTCAGCTTTGCGTCCCTGCGAAAAAAAATCTCTTATGTCGGTCAGGATACGTTTCTGTTTTCGACGTCGATCATGGACAACCTGCGCTGCTCGGCCCCTGACGCAACCGAGGAAGAGGTCATTGCCGCGGCCAAAGCCGCACATGCGCACGAGTTCATCATGGACCTGCCGGAAGGGTACGAAACGCAAGTCGGCGAAAACGGAACATTCCTGTCAGGTGGTCAGAAACAGCGAATTGCGATTGCACGCGCAATACTGAGAAATTCCGAGATCCTGCTTTTGGACGAGGCCACAAGCGCGCTGGACGCTGAATCGGAATCGCTTGTCAAAAAGGCTCTGGACACCCTGACAAAGGATGTAACCGTCGTCGTCATTGCGCACCGACTTTCGACTGTTCTGGAAGCGGATAAGATTATCGTGGTTCAGGATGGCTCGATCGTGGAACAGGGCAATCTGGACGAGTTGATGAAAAAGAACGGAGCCTTCCGCAACCTGTTCGATCAGCAATTCAAAAAACACGAACCCTCGGCGGAAGTGGCAGAGTAG
- a CDS encoding RNA polymerase sigma factor: MSAEMTSEQAVRDAVQMHSRRVWRFALALSGASDVADDLVQATCLRALERHHQVTSHDHLDSWLMTICRSIWLNEVRSRSVRRAQALSVTPESELVATLPDSETNIFAAEVFTQVMQLPEAQRETVMLVFVEGYSYRETAALLDVPIGTIMSRLSNARRKLKTVMQFEAADAARRSGK, translated from the coding sequence ATGAGTGCCGAGATGACTTCCGAACAGGCCGTTCGTGACGCCGTACAGATGCACTCAAGACGCGTCTGGCGGTTTGCTCTGGCGTTGTCGGGGGCATCAGATGTGGCGGACGATCTGGTGCAGGCCACATGCCTGCGTGCGCTCGAGCGGCATCATCAGGTAACGTCGCATGATCATCTGGACAGTTGGCTGATGACGATCTGCCGGTCAATCTGGTTGAACGAAGTGCGGTCTCGTTCCGTCCGGCGGGCACAGGCGCTGTCCGTGACCCCAGAATCGGAACTGGTCGCAACTTTGCCGGATTCAGAAACGAATATTTTTGCGGCTGAAGTGTTTACTCAAGTGATGCAGCTGCCAGAAGCGCAGCGGGAAACGGTCATGCTTGTGTTCGTCGAAGGGTACAGCTACCGCGAAACCGCTGCATTGCTGGACGTTCCCATCGGCACAATCATGAGCCGGTTATCGAATGCCCGGCGGAAACTGAAAACCGTGATGCAGTTTGAGGCGGCAGACGCCGCGCGACGGAGTGGCAAATGA
- a CDS encoding MmgE/PrpD family protein produces the protein MTDTFQTVADFALNRAAQDFPDTARKAAALMLLDTLGITIGSGPMQAGQIARESAVALFGAGDPGLSARMLFDGRRVSVAGAAYAAATQTDNLDGHDGYNPTKGHIGVVVVPALAALAETIQDFSGPEALAAVIVGYEVAGRAGISLHDTVSDYHTSGAWNALGVVAVAARLRGLTAEQMRQAMGIAEYHGPRSQMMREIANPTMLHDGSGWGALVGISSAVLAEKGFTGAPAITIEAADVAPHWQDLGDFWQMEHQYVKPYPICRWAHAAIDATRALMRENDLTYRDIAAIHVNTFRESACLFQGMPDDTSKAQYSLPFAVATMVAHGRIGVENITGAGLADPLVASIVERISVSEAARHSDRFPESRFADVSITLTDGRILESGDVHARGGPEAPMDETEVIDKFMEFATPSMGASRAAAIRDAVLGLGAPGSKFSDLGALIYAPADQT, from the coding sequence GTGACAGATACCTTTCAGACCGTTGCAGATTTTGCGCTGAATCGTGCCGCGCAGGATTTTCCCGACACCGCACGCAAGGCAGCAGCGTTGATGCTGCTGGATACGCTGGGGATCACCATAGGATCGGGGCCGATGCAGGCCGGACAGATTGCACGCGAGAGTGCGGTAGCGCTGTTTGGCGCGGGCGATCCGGGGCTGAGCGCGCGCATGCTTTTCGACGGTCGTCGCGTCAGCGTCGCGGGTGCGGCCTATGCAGCGGCCACACAGACCGACAATCTGGACGGCCATGATGGATACAATCCGACCAAAGGCCACATCGGGGTTGTCGTCGTTCCCGCACTGGCGGCACTGGCTGAAACCATTCAAGATTTTTCAGGCCCCGAAGCGCTGGCGGCGGTGATCGTTGGATACGAGGTCGCGGGACGCGCGGGCATTTCGTTGCATGACACCGTCAGCGATTATCACACATCCGGAGCTTGGAACGCGCTTGGCGTGGTGGCTGTGGCGGCGCGCTTGCGCGGTTTGACGGCCGAACAGATGCGGCAGGCCATGGGGATTGCCGAATATCACGGCCCGCGCAGCCAGATGATGCGCGAGATCGCCAATCCCACTATGCTACATGACGGTTCGGGCTGGGGCGCGTTGGTTGGCATTTCTTCAGCGGTATTGGCCGAGAAAGGCTTTACCGGGGCACCGGCCATCACCATCGAAGCGGCAGACGTTGCCCCCCATTGGCAAGATCTGGGCGATTTCTGGCAAATGGAGCATCAATATGTCAAACCCTACCCGATCTGCCGTTGGGCCCACGCCGCAATTGATGCCACCCGTGCACTCATGCGTGAAAACGACCTGACTTACCGCGATATTGCCGCGATTCATGTAAACACGTTTCGGGAAAGCGCCTGCCTTTTCCAGGGCATGCCGGATGATACGTCCAAGGCGCAGTATTCGCTGCCATTTGCCGTCGCAACAATGGTTGCGCATGGCCGGATCGGAGTTGAGAACATCACCGGTGCGGGCCTGGCCGACCCGCTAGTCGCCTCGATCGTCGAGCGTATCTCGGTTTCAGAGGCCGCACGCCATTCCGACCGTTTCCCCGAAAGCCGGTTCGCCGATGTCAGCATCACTCTGACCGACGGGCGGATACTCGAGTCGGGCGACGTACATGCACGCGGCGGACCCGAGGCGCCAATGGATGAGACCGAAGTGATCGACAAATTCATGGAATTTGCGACACCATCAATGGGTGCATCCCGTGCTGCCGCCATTCGTGATGCGGTTCTGGGGTTGGGCGCGCCGGGCTCGAAATTCTCGGACCTTGGCGCGTTGATCTACGCCCCCGCCGACCAGACGTAA
- a CDS encoding LysR substrate-binding domain-containing protein has protein sequence MMNLPHLTFLRSFEAAARHLSFTAAAEELNCTQSAVSNHVRSLEEFLQRPLFVRHPRSLSLTDVGEAYLPSVRHALQEINAATQSVIVRSHTRKVVVSCPVSLAENWLPDVIRGFNAVHPDIDLTVHGTVWTDVEPNVSDISLTINHVDDVSPDAQRLWVEKLALVCAPGFLVDGAPLTDPKQLQNAPLIHILGRPSYWEHAARHFGLSDLSQKGGLRTNVSNLAMEMAAKSLGCVALPRSLARSYVERGLLIEPFRFDLNSPWTYFVRLKEKPVSPPVRLFRNWLLQAAAEMDS, from the coding sequence ATGATGAATCTTCCACACCTGACCTTTCTTCGCTCGTTCGAAGCGGCGGCACGGCACCTGAGCTTTACCGCTGCTGCCGAAGAGCTGAACTGCACCCAATCTGCCGTCAGCAATCATGTCCGCTCGTTGGAAGAGTTTTTGCAGCGCCCCCTGTTCGTGCGCCATCCCCGTTCCCTGTCGCTGACAGATGTGGGCGAGGCCTATCTGCCGTCAGTGCGCCATGCCCTCCAGGAAATCAACGCTGCCACGCAATCGGTCATCGTGCGGTCGCATACCCGCAAAGTGGTGGTTTCTTGCCCGGTCAGTCTGGCCGAGAACTGGTTGCCGGATGTGATCCGTGGTTTCAACGCGGTGCATCCCGATATTGATCTGACGGTTCATGGCACTGTCTGGACTGATGTCGAACCAAATGTTTCGGACATCTCGCTGACAATCAATCATGTCGACGATGTGTCGCCGGACGCCCAACGTTTGTGGGTCGAAAAGCTGGCCTTGGTCTGTGCGCCCGGCTTTCTGGTCGATGGCGCGCCGCTGACCGACCCCAAGCAATTGCAGAATGCACCGCTGATCCATATCCTGGGCCGCCCCTCCTATTGGGAGCACGCGGCGCGGCATTTCGGGTTGTCCGATCTGAGCCAGAAGGGTGGGTTGCGGACGAATGTCTCGAATCTGGCGATGGAAATGGCCGCCAAGTCACTGGGATGCGTCGCCCTGCCCCGGTCGCTGGCCCGGTCCTATGTCGAGCGGGGGCTGCTGATCGAGCCTTTCCGGTTTGATCTGAACAGTCCCTGGACCTATTTCGTGCGTCTCAAGGAAAAACCCGTTTCACCACCGGTCCGGCTGTTTCGGAACTGGCTGTTGCAAGCCGCCGCTGAAATGGACAGCTGA